In Notamacropus eugenii isolate mMacEug1 chromosome 1, mMacEug1.pri_v2, whole genome shotgun sequence, one genomic interval encodes:
- the LOC140518401 gene encoding protocadherin alpha-8-like: MAKHSLLGLAKRLRFCCEMMQSNGGCCRIRLEKRTPTFTLTPTFEQPFRIKRRVFAMVVSWGGVLGVQQLLLLFLLHTSWEVGSGQVHYSVPEEAKHGTFVGRVAQDLGLEVGELVSRLFRLVSKGRRDYLEVNVQNGILFVNSRIDREELCGRNLVCSIHLEVIVDKPLQVFHVEVEIKDINDNPPVFPVQEQKLFISESRLPDSRFPLEGASDPDIGSNALLTYRLSTNEYFILEVRSKNDQSKLVELVLKKPLDREEIPEHHLILTATDGGKPELTGTVQLLVTVLDVNDNAPTFERSEYEVKILENAASGILMIRLNASDADEGTNREILYSFNSLSPPMIKDKFHINSDTGEILIQGHLDFEDVNSYEIRVDATDKGNPPMTGHCTVLVEILDANDNTPNIAVTSLSLPVREDAPSGTVIASIRVSDRDSGANGQVTCSLSPPGPFTLVSTFRNYYSLVLEGSVDRERVPSYELVVTARDGGKPALWATASVSVAIGDVNDNAPAFEQPVYTVFVKENNPPGSHIFTVSASDPDAQENALVSYSLVERRVGERPLSSYVSVHSESGKVYALQPLDHEELELLQFQVSARDAGFPPLGSNVSLQVFVLDENDNSPVVLPPHSGSGGSGVPVTELVSQSLAAGHVVAKIRAIDADSGYNAWLSYELQPESGVGRSPFRVGLYTGEISLTRALEESDGPRQTLLVLVKDHGEPALSTTATVCVSMVENGQTSKTFSGTSRISAKTGVGKETTLVDVNVYLIIAICSVSSLLVLSLLLYVALRCSSPPQASCGPGKPTLVCSSEMGSWSYSQQRRQVCSGEGATKNDLMAFSPNLPPCPVSGERGQKQEADLDSSGKVGDY; encoded by the coding sequence ATGGCTAAACACTCTCTTTTGGGTCTTGCAAAGAGGCTCCGTTTTTGTTGTGAAATGATGCAAAGCAATGGCGGATGCTGCAGAATAAGACTGGAGAAACGGACACCCACATTCACCCTTACTCCAACATTTGAGCAACCCTTCAGAATAAAGCGAAGAGTGTTTGCGATGGTGGTTTCCTGGGGAGGCGTCCTGGGAGTCCAGCAGTTGCTGCTCTTATTTCTGCTGCACACATCCTGGGAGGTGGGGAGCGGCCAGGTCCATTACTCGGTGCCGGAAGAAGCGAAACACGGTACGTTCGTGGGTCGCGTCGCGCAGGACCTGGGTCTGGAGGTCGGGGAGCTGGTGTCGAGACTTTTCCGGTTGGTATCCAAGGGTCGCAGGGATTACTTGGAGGTAAATGTGCAGAATGGCATTTTGTTTGTGAATTCGCGCATCGACCGGGAGGAGCTGTGCGGTCGAAACCTGGTTTGTAGCATCCACCTGGAGGTGATCGTGGACAAACCGCTACAGGTTTTCCATGTGGAGGTGGAGATCAAGGACATTAATGACAACCCGCCAGTGTTTCCAGTGCAAGAACAAAAGCTGTTTATTTCCGAATCCCGATTGCCGGACTCTAGGTTTCCTCTAGAGGGAGCCTCTGACCCAGATATTGGCTCTAATGCCTTACTTACTTACAGGCTCAGCACCAACGAGTACTTCATTCTAGAAGTAAGATCAAAGAATGACCAAAGTAAATTGGTGGAACTTGTGCTTAAAAAGCCGCTAGATAGAGAAGAAATTCCTGAACATCACTTAATACTGACAGCCACAGATGGGGGCAAACCTGAACTCACGGGCACAGTGCAGCTGCTCGTCACAGTCCTGGATGTAAACGATAACGCCCCCACTTTTGAACGATCCGAATACGAAGTGAAGATATTAGAAAATGCAGCCAGTGGAATCTTAATGATCAGACTGAATGCCTCCGATGCGGACGAGGGCACTAATCGGGAGATTTTATACTCTTTCAACAGTCTCTCTCCACCTATGATTAAAGATAAGTTTCATATAAATTCAGATACAGGAGAAATTTTAATTCAAGGACATTTGGATTTTGAAGATGTTAATTCCTATGAAATTCGAGTTGATGCGACAGACAAAGGAAATCCCCCAATGACTGGTCATTGTACGGTCCTGGTGGAAATCCTGGACGCCAATGATAACACCCCCAATATCGCAGTGACGTCGTTGTCGCTGCCAGTCAGAGAGGATGCCCCTTCAGGGACAGTCATTGCCTCAATCCGGGTGTCTGACCGAGACTCTGGTGCCAACGGGCAGGTGACTTGCTCACTGTCACCCCCTGGGCCCTTCACGCTGGTGTCCACCTTCCGAAATTACTACTCACTGGTGCTGGAGGGTTCTGTGGACCGCGAGAGAGTGCCGTCCTATGAGCTTGTGGTGACTGCGAGGGACGGTGGGAAGCCAGCCCTTTGGGCCACTGCCAGCGTGTCTGTGGCCATCGGAGACGTGAACGATAACGCGCCTGCCTTCGAGCAGCCTGTGTACACTGTATTTGTGAAGGAGAACAACCCACCAGGCAGTCACATCTTCACAGTGTCCGCGTCTGACCCCGATGCCCAAGAGAATGCGCTGGTGTCTTACTCACTGGTGGAGCGGCGGGTTGGGGAGCGTCCTCTGTCGAGCTACGTGTCTGTGCACTCGGAGAGCGGCAAAGTGTATGCCTTACAGCCCCTGGACCACGAGGAGCTGGAGTTGCTGCAGTTCCAGGTGAGCGCCCGGGACGCAGGCTTCCCTCCACTGGGCAGTAATGTGAGCCTGCAAGTGTTTGTTCTAGATGAAAACGACAACTCTCCCGTGGTTCTGCCCCCGCATTCCGGGTCTGGAGGAAGTGGGGTCCCAGTAACGGAGCTGGTATCCCAGTCGTTGGCAGCGGGCCACGTGGTGGCCAAGATCCGGGCAATTGACGCGGATTCTGGTTACAATGCGTGGCTGTCTTACGAGTTGCAGCCCGAGTCGGGCGTTGGTCGCAGCCCCTTTCGGGTGGGGCTGTACACTGGTGAGATCAGCCTAACACGGGCTCTGGAGGAATCGGACGGGCCGAGGCAGACGCTGCTGGTGCTGGTGAAAGATCATGGAGAACCAGCCCTGTCCACCACAGCCACTGTTTGTGTCTCAATGGTGGAGAATGGACAGACTTCCAAGACTTTTTCAGGGACTTCCCGAATCTCGGCAAAGACTGGCGTGGGAAAAGAGACAACGCTGGTGGATGTGAATGTGTATTTGATCATCGCCATCTGCTCAGTGTCCAGCCTGTTGGTGCTGAGTCTCCTGTTGTATGTGGCACTTCGGTGCTCCTCGCCTCCACAGGCCTCGTGTGGGCCTGGCAAGCCTACATTGGTGTGCTCCAGTGAAATGGGGAGTTGGTCTTATTCTCAGCAGCGGCGGCAGGTGTGCTCTGGAGAAGGGGCGACCAAGAACGACCTCATGGCCTTCAGCCCTAACCTCCCTCCGTGTCCTGTTTCTGGGGAAAGAGGCCAGAAGCAGGAGGCTGACTTGGATAGCTCAGGGAAGGTGGGTGACTATTGA